A portion of the Canis lupus baileyi chromosome 6, mCanLup2.hap1, whole genome shotgun sequence genome contains these proteins:
- the EFNA4 gene encoding ephrin-A4 isoform X2 produces the protein MRLLPLLRTVLWAALLSSPLRGGSGLRHAVYWNSSNPRLLGGDAVVELDLNDYLDIFCPHYEGPGPPGGPETFALYMVDRPGYEACQAQGPGAFKRWECALPFAPFGPVRFSEKIQRFTPFSLGFEFLPGETYYYISVPPPESSGTCLRLQVSVCCKESRSESAHPVGSPGESGRSGWQGGGALSPLCLLLLLLLPILRLLRVL, from the exons ATGcggctgctgcccctgctgcggACTGTCCTCTGGGCCGCGCTCCTCAGCTCCCCGCTGCGCGGGGGCTCCGGCCTCCGCCACGCTGTCTACTGGAACTCCAGTAACCCCAG GCTACTGGGAGGAGACGCCGTGGTCGAGCTGGACCTCAACGATTACCTAGATATCTTCTGTCCACACTACGAGGGCCCAGGGCCCCCTGGCGGCCCTGAGACATTCGCTTTATATATGGTGGACCGGCCAGGCTATGAGGcctgccaggcccagggcccaggtgcCTTCAAACGCTGGGAGTGTGCCCTCCCCTTTGCTCCCTTTGGACCTGTCCGGTTCTCCGAAAAAATTCAACGCTTCACACCCTTCTCCCTTGGCTTTGAGTTCTTGCCTGGAGAAACCTACTACTACATCT CGGTACCACCTCCAGAGAGTTCTGGCACGTGTTTGAGGCTCCAGGTGTCTGTCTGCTGCAAGGAGAGCA GGTCAGAATCAGCCCATCCTGTTGGAAGCCCTGGAGAGAGCGGCAGGTCAGGGTGGCAAGGGGGGGGTGCTCTCAGCCCCCTCTGTCTCTTGCTGCTCTTGCTGCTCCCAATTCTGCGTCTCCTGCGAGTTCTCTGA
- the EFNA4 gene encoding ephrin-A4 isoform X1, producing MPSKHLASAQGYVRPSAGHWSQRAGGSANLKMLLGGDAVVELDLNDYLDIFCPHYEGPGPPGGPETFALYMVDRPGYEACQAQGPGAFKRWECALPFAPFGPVRFSEKIQRFTPFSLGFEFLPGETYYYISVPPPESSGTCLRLQVSVCCKESRSESAHPVGSPGESGRSGWQGGGALSPLCLLLLLLLPILRLLRVL from the exons ATGCCCAGCAAACATCTAGCAAGTGCACAAGGCTATGTCAGGCCCTCTGCTGGGCACTGGAGCCAGAGAGCTGGTGGCAGCGCCAACCTGAAGAT GCTACTGGGAGGAGACGCCGTGGTCGAGCTGGACCTCAACGATTACCTAGATATCTTCTGTCCACACTACGAGGGCCCAGGGCCCCCTGGCGGCCCTGAGACATTCGCTTTATATATGGTGGACCGGCCAGGCTATGAGGcctgccaggcccagggcccaggtgcCTTCAAACGCTGGGAGTGTGCCCTCCCCTTTGCTCCCTTTGGACCTGTCCGGTTCTCCGAAAAAATTCAACGCTTCACACCCTTCTCCCTTGGCTTTGAGTTCTTGCCTGGAGAAACCTACTACTACATCT CGGTACCACCTCCAGAGAGTTCTGGCACGTGTTTGAGGCTCCAGGTGTCTGTCTGCTGCAAGGAGAGCA GGTCAGAATCAGCCCATCCTGTTGGAAGCCCTGGAGAGAGCGGCAGGTCAGGGTGGCAAGGGGGGGGTGCTCTCAGCCCCCTCTGTCTCTTGCTGCTCTTGCTGCTCCCAATTCTGCGTCTCCTGCGAGTTCTCTGA